From Leptospira fainei serovar Hurstbridge str. BUT 6, the proteins below share one genomic window:
- a CDS encoding PadR family transcriptional regulator — protein sequence MSENKITSDLLRGHTDTMILRLLSEADRYGYELVKLIAERSRGEYELKEATMYSSVRRLEAEGDIEWYWGDESQGGRRKYFRITKKGKATYAHNKSNWEYAKRVLDNLL from the coding sequence TTGAGCGAGAATAAAATCACATCCGACTTGCTGCGAGGCCATACCGATACGATGATTTTACGGCTCTTATCCGAAGCTGACCGCTACGGTTATGAGCTTGTTAAGCTGATTGCCGAGCGTTCTCGCGGCGAGTATGAATTAAAGGAAGCAACTATGTATTCTAGCGTACGGCGACTTGAGGCGGAAGGCGATATCGAATGGTATTGGGGCGATGAATCACAGGGTGGACGGCGTAAGTATTTTAGGATCACCAAAAAAGGTAAGGCTACTTACGCCCATAACAAAAGCAATTGGGAGTATGCAAAGCGCGTACTGGATAATTTATTATAG